The segment CGGTGTCAAAGTCCACGCTCACGGTGTCGCCTGCGTTGATGGCGTCCACGGCCTCGGGGCACTCCATGATGGGCAGACCGATGTTGATGCTGTTGCGGTAGAAGATGCGGGCAAAGCTCTTGGCAATGACCACCGAGATACCGGCGGTCTTGATGCACAGCGGTGCGTGCTCACGGGAGGAGCCGCAGCCAAAGTTCCAGCCGCCCACCATGATGTCGCCGTCCTTCACCTTCTTGACGAAGTCCTTGTCGATGTCTTCCATGCAGTGGCTGGCCAGCTCTTTGGCGTCCTGCGTGTTCAGGTGGCGGGCCGGGATGATGACATCGGTATCCACGTTGTCCGGGTATTTGAAAACAGAACCTTTAGCGTTCATTGTTGTGCTCCTTTCCGATCAGACCGTGCGGGGGTCGGTGATGTAGCCGGTCAGTGCGCTGGCGGCGGCAGTGGCGGGAGAAGCAAGGTAGACCTCGCTCTTCACATGGCCCATGCGGCCCACAAAGTTGCGGTTGGTGGTGGAAACGCAGCGCTCGCCCTCGGCCAGAATGCCCATGTAGCCGCCGAGACACGGGCCGCAGGTGGGGGTGGACACGATGCAGCCTGCATCGATGAAGGCGGTGGTCCAGCCGCGCAGGATGCATTCCTTGTAAACGGCCATGGTGGCGGGGATGATGATGCCGCGCACGCCCTTGGCAATGTGCTTGCCCTTGAGCACGTTGTAGGCGGCTTCCATGTCCTCCAGACGGCCGTTGGTGCAGCTGCCGATCACTACCTGATCGATCTTGATGTCCTTGCCTTCGCTGGCAAGGTGGGTGTTCTCGGGCAGGTGGGGGTAGCTGACGGTGGGCTCCAGCTTGTCCAGATCGATCTCGATGGTCTTTTCGTACTCGGCATCGGGATCAGCGGTGTAGAACACCGGCTCACGCTGGCTGCGGCCCTTGAGGTAGCTGCGGGTCACATCGTCCACCGGGAAGATGCCGTTCTTGGCACCGGCCTCGATGGCCATGTTGCAGATGCACAGGCGGTCGTCCATAGTAAGACCGGCAACGCCCGGGCCGGTGAACTCCATGGATTTGTACAGCGCACCGTCCACACCGATCATGCCGATGATGTGCAGGATCAGGTCCTTGCCGGACACCCGGGGGCCGAACTTGCCCTTGAGCACGAACTTGATGGCGGAGGGAACCTTGAACCATGCCATGCCGGTGGCCATACCGGCAGCCATGTCGGTGGAGCCGACGCCGGTGGAGAAGGCGCCCAGTGCACCATAGGTGCAGGTGTGGCTGTCCGCACCGATGACGCAGTCGCCTGCGGTCACGATGCCTTTTTCAGGCAGCAGGGCGTGCTCAATGCCCATCTGGCCCACATCGTAGAAGTTGAGGATGTCGTACTTGTTGGCGAACTCGCGGCACTGCTTGGACTGGGTGGCACTCTTGATGTCCTTGTTGGGCACAAAGTGATCCAGCACGATGGCAATGTGCTGTTTGTCGAACACGGAGTTGAAACCGGCACGCTCGAACTCGTTGATGGCAACGGGGGTGGTGATATCGTTGCCCAGCACGATGTCCAGCTTTGCATTGATGAGCTGGCCTGCCTTGACCTCGGCAAGACCAGCATGTGCGGCAAGAATTTTCTGCGTCAGGGTCATTCCCATGATGGTACTCTCCTTTTATCGAAAAAATGCTTTTATTTATTATTGATCGCGCTCACCAGTGCCTTGATGCCGGCCACGATGATATCGGTGTCGGTGCCGGCACCCCATGTGACGGTGTTATCGCCCCAGACAAGGCCGACGTAGGAGGCAGCGCGGGAGGTGGAGCCTTCGTCCAGACTGTGCTCGGAGTAGGTCTCGAGGTGGAACTCCATGCCGGTGGCACTCTGGATGGCGTTTGCCACGGCGTCTAGACGGCCATTGCCCACCGAGGTGACCACCTTGCGCTGACCATTCAGCTCCAGCGTGACGGTGGCAGTGATGCCGCCCACCTGTGCAAAGTGGGCTTCCAGAACGTTGAGCGGCTTGCAGCGGTTGAGGAAGGCATCCTCGAAGATGTGCAGCACCTCGTTTGCGCTCAGCTCCTTGTGGCTGTGGTCGGAAACGCTCTTGACCTTGTAGCCCAGCGCCTCGCGCATCTTGGGCGGCAGGTTGTAGCCGAAGTTCTGCTCCAGCACAAAGCCGATGCCGCCCTTGCCGCTCTGGCTGTTGATGCGGATGACGTCGGCGTCGTAGGTGCGGCCGATGTCGTGGGGGTCCACCGGGATGTAGGGGCAGGTCCAGCGGTGCTCGCCATGCTCCTTGCGGTAGGCCATGCCCTTTGCAATGGCGTCCTGATGGCTGCCGGAGAAGGCGGCGAACACCAGCTGACCGGCGTAGGGGGTGCGCTCGTAAATGTGCATCCGGGTCACTCGCTCGTAGGTGGCGCAGATGTCCGGCATATCAGAGAAGTCCAGCTTGGGGTCTACGCCGTGGCTGTACATGTTCATGGCCAGCGTCACCGCGTCCACGTTGCCGGTGCGCTCGCCGTTGCCGAACAGGCAGCACTCCA is part of the Faecalibacterium sp. HTF-F genome and harbors:
- the leuD gene encoding 3-isopropylmalate dehydratase small subunit, whose protein sequence is MNAKGSVFKYPDNVDTDVIIPARHLNTQDAKELASHCMEDIDKDFVKKVKDGDIMVGGWNFGCGSSREHAPLCIKTAGISVVIAKSFARIFYRNSINIGLPIMECPEAVDAINAGDTVSVDFDTGVITDETNGKVFHAEPFPPFIQEIISAGGLMKSIKAKQQ
- the leuC gene encoding 3-isopropylmalate dehydratase large subunit, coding for MGMTLTQKILAAHAGLAEVKAGQLINAKLDIVLGNDITTPVAINEFERAGFNSVFDKQHIAIVLDHFVPNKDIKSATQSKQCREFANKYDILNFYDVGQMGIEHALLPEKGIVTAGDCVIGADSHTCTYGALGAFSTGVGSTDMAAGMATGMAWFKVPSAIKFVLKGKFGPRVSGKDLILHIIGMIGVDGALYKSMEFTGPGVAGLTMDDRLCICNMAIEAGAKNGIFPVDDVTRSYLKGRSQREPVFYTADPDAEYEKTIEIDLDKLEPTVSYPHLPENTHLASEGKDIKIDQVVIGSCTNGRLEDMEAAYNVLKGKHIAKGVRGIIIPATMAVYKECILRGWTTAFIDAGCIVSTPTCGPCLGGYMGILAEGERCVSTTNRNFVGRMGHVKSEVYLASPATAAASALTGYITDPRTV
- a CDS encoding 2-isopropylmalate synthase; protein product: MMDATKYAPGYYPVPAGYDSWVKKDHIEKAPAWCSVDLRDGNQALIVPMSLEEKLEFFQMLVKIGFKEIEVGFPAASDTEYEFLRTLIEKNMIPEDVTVQVLTQCRDHIIRKTFEAVKGAPRAVIHFYNSTSVAQREQVFHKSKEEIKKIATDGAKLVKQLSQEYEGNFLFEYSPESFTGTEVDYAVDVCNAVLDIMQPTPDRPMIINLPVTVEMSMPHVYANQIEYCDKHLKYRDSVIISTHPHNDRGTGVACAELAVLAGAQRVECCLFGNGERTGNVDAVTLAMNMYSHGVDPKLDFSDMPDICATYERVTRMHIYERTPYAGQLVFAAFSGSHQDAIAKGMAYRKEHGEHRWTCPYIPVDPHDIGRTYDADVIRINSQSGKGGIGFVLEQNFGYNLPPKMREALGYKVKSVSDHSHKELSANEVLHIFEDAFLNRCKPLNVLEAHFAQVGGITATVTLELNGQRKVVTSVGNGRLDAVANAIQSATGMEFHLETYSEHSLDEGSTSRAASYVGLVWGDNTVTWGAGTDTDIIVAGIKALVSAINNK